The Candidatus Zixiibacteriota bacterium genome contains the following window.
AACTATCTCGACTGGGTGGGCATGAGCGAATCGGAGCAGCAGATGGTACTCGGCTGGCATGACATGCTCGATGATTACAACAATGGGCTCCTCGGTCCATTGCACTGCGAATAAGCAGATATTTCTCGATTGATTAAAGCCCGTGGGCGCTGTCAAAGCGCCTGCGGGTTTTTTTGGGCAATAATAAACGGAAGGGGTAGGAATCGAACCTACCAGAGACGGCGTAACCGCCTCCCCACGGTTTTGAAGACCGCAAGGGCCACCAGACCCTATCCGCTTCCGATAGCGATTATATAACTCTCGAAGCGGGACGTCAAGGCATTCCCGTGAAATTGGTCAGCGACCAAGGCGGCTCAAATTCCAGGGAAGAAAAATTCGATGAATCTGGAAATCGTCAGATCGACCGCACCGGCATTTCGGAGGGGTCAGCGATGAGAATGGCTTCTTTAATGGCAAAGGCCTCGGCGTACTTCACCCCGACTTTATGCCCGTAATGCTGCGCTGTGACCGTCATGTACTCGAAGATATCCACGCCGGGTTTATAGATTTCTTTGGCCGAAGGTGTTCCGTCAAATTGCGACTTATAGGCGGCAACCGCTTTCAATT
Protein-coding sequences here:
- a CDS encoding bacillithiol biosynthesis deacetylase BshB1; protein product: LKAVAAYKSQFDGTPSAKEIYKPGVDIFEYMTVTAQHYGHKVGVKYAEAFAIKEAILIADPSEMPVRSI